In Helianthus annuus cultivar XRQ/B chromosome 8, HanXRQr2.0-SUNRISE, whole genome shotgun sequence, a single genomic region encodes these proteins:
- the LOC110870569 gene encoding cytochrome P450 71A2: MPFSMEVLIFSFLPFVLAVILLKTYTSSSKSHKHLPPSPPKLPLIGNLYQLGSSPHLTLQVMAQTYGPLMLIHLGTAPILIASSVGAAREILKTHDVSFASRPKLNIPSKISYACKDIAFSPYGEYWRHVKSIAVLHLLSNKRVQSYRYVREEEMSHMMEKIRRDSESVVNLSELVVSLTNNVVCRVSLGKRYDGRNFKNVLDRTVTLLGSFSVGSYIPSLR, translated from the coding sequence ATGCCTTTCAGCATGGAAGTTTTAATCTTCTCTTTTCTTCCCTTTGTTCTTGCCGTAATTCTTTTAAAAACATatacttcttcttcaaaatcccACAAACACCTACCACCATCTCCCCCAAAGCTACCACTAATTGGAAACCTTTACCAACTAGGCTCGAGCCCACACCTTACCCTTCAGGTGATGGCTCAGACATATGGTCCACTCATGTTGATTCACCTTGGTACTGCGCCGATACTTATAGCCTCCTCTGTTGGTGCAGCTCGAGAGATCCTGAAAACCCATGATGTATCATTTGCAAGCAGACCGAAACTAAACATCCCTAGTAAAATTTCTTATGCTTGCAAGGACATAGCTTTCTCACCATATGGAGAGTATTGGAGGCACGTAAAGAGCATTGCGGTACTCCATCTTTTAAGCAACAAAAGGGTTCAGTCATATCGATACGTGAGAGAGGAGGAGATGTCTCATATGATGGAAAAGATTCGAAGAGATAGTGAATCGGTTGTTAATTTGAGCGAGTTAGTTGTTTCGCTTACAAACAATGTAGTTTGTAGGGTATCTTTGGGGAAAAGATATGATGGGAGGAATTTTAAGAACGTGTTAGATAGGACTGTGACGTTGTTGGGAAGCTTTAGTGTTGGGAGTTATATTCCATCACTAAGATAG